In the genome of Christensenella timonensis, one region contains:
- the def gene encoding peptide deformylase, whose protein sequence is MAQRKLRIFGDDILRKKSREVTEVNDRIRMILDDMAETMYAQGNGAGLAACQVGILKRLVVIDMGDGLIKLVNPVMEEQSGLQECEEGCLSIPDRFGKTLRPQSVTVTALDENGKETRIRGEGDLAKCLCHELDHLDGILFVDHMIEEI, encoded by the coding sequence TTGGCACAAAGAAAGCTCCGGATATTTGGAGACGATATCCTGCGGAAGAAAAGCAGGGAAGTAACGGAAGTAAACGACAGGATCAGGATGATCTTGGACGATATGGCGGAAACGATGTACGCACAGGGCAATGGGGCAGGGCTTGCGGCGTGCCAGGTAGGGATATTGAAGCGGCTGGTTGTCATTGATATGGGCGATGGACTGATAAAGCTGGTGAATCCGGTGATGGAAGAACAGAGCGGCCTGCAGGAATGTGAGGAAGGATGCCTGAGTATCCCCGACCGGTTTGGAAAAACGCTGCGTCCGCAGTCCGTCACGGTCACGGCGCTCGATGAAAACGGAAAAGAAACCAGGATACGGGGCGAGGGCGATCTGGCAAAATGCTTGTGCCATGAGCTTGACCATCTGGACGGCATTTTATTTGTGGATCATATGATCGAGGAGATATGA
- a CDS encoding PRC-barrel domain-containing protein, with protein sequence MKKSSETLGLKVMGIREGLENGIAQDFMIDAAKRTVEYLILKDNNGYGFRAIATGDILGIGADYIMTSTIENAKKIYESKEILEVIEKGFFILGATVLSSTGDVIGGIVDFSFDEKTGALDTLYLDNGEEYSGNKITTLAGKMVFVDKSGNEALRQTVEAVTAAPAVEEAPKPSALEEESKAYLLGKVVKNDVESSDGAFRLSAGTVLTEEILEQVAKYNDVLLTLTMDV encoded by the coding sequence ATGAAAAAATCGTCAGAAACATTAGGACTCAAAGTAATGGGAATCAGGGAAGGCCTCGAAAATGGGATCGCACAGGATTTTATGATCGATGCGGCAAAAAGGACGGTGGAATACCTGATCCTGAAGGACAACAACGGATATGGGTTCCGGGCAATCGCAACGGGCGATATCCTTGGAATCGGCGCGGATTACATCATGACCTCGACGATCGAGAATGCAAAGAAGATATATGAATCCAAAGAGATACTCGAAGTGATCGAAAAGGGATTTTTCATCCTTGGCGCAACGGTACTCTCCAGCACGGGCGATGTGATCGGGGGGATCGTCGATTTCAGCTTTGACGAAAAGACGGGTGCGCTCGATACGCTTTATCTGGATAATGGAGAAGAATACAGCGGGAATAAGATCACCACCCTGGCAGGGAAAATGGTCTTTGTGGATAAATCGGGCAACGAAGCGTTGCGCCAGACGGTGGAAGCGGTAACGGCGGCGCCGGCCGTGGAGGAGGCCCCGAAGCCGAGCGCGCTTGAGGAGGAATCCAAAGCATATTTGCTGGGAAAAGTTGTGAAAAACGATGTGGAGAGCAGCGATGGGGCGTTCCGTTTGAGCGCGGGGACAGTGCTCACGGAAGAAATTTTGGAACAGGTGGCGAAGTACAATGATGTGCTGCTGACGCTGACGATGGATGTCTAA
- a CDS encoding acyl carrier protein codes for MLEQRVIEIISDHQLIDKSTLSRDTHLLRDLNINSFDFIDLICAFEEEFKIEIDEERVKQLLTVGEIVDYLENLK; via the coding sequence ATGCTGGAACAGCGTGTGATTGAAATCATCAGCGATCATCAACTGATCGACAAAAGTACATTGAGCCGCGATACGCATTTGCTGCGGGATTTAAACATCAATTCTTTTGATTTTATCGACCTGATTTGTGCGTTTGAGGAAGAATTCAAAATCGAGATCGACGAGGAGCGGGTAAAGCAGCTTCTGACCGTAGGGGAAATCGTCGATTACCTGGAAAACCTGAAATAA
- the cysK gene encoding cysteine synthase A yields the protein MVYDNVLEAIGHTPMIRLRRMAKDGAQVLVKYEGLNIGGSIKTRTAFNMIDEAEKSGKIGPGTVIVEPTSGNQGIGLALVGAVKGYRTVIIMPDSVSEERRKLVRHYGAEVIMVHDDGNIGDCIDECLNIALKMAKEDPNVYVPQQFTNPANPMVHRHHTALEILEQVSGPIHGFCSGVGTGGTISGIGEVLKAQNPQMEIWAVEPENAAILSGGSIGTHLQMGIGDGLIPENLNTEIYDDVCIVTDDEAIRTAQELARLEGLMCGISSGTNVAAALKLAKKLGRGRTVVTVLPDTAERYFSTPLFEE from the coding sequence ATGGTTTATGATAATGTTCTGGAGGCGATCGGCCATACGCCGATGATACGCCTCAGACGCATGGCAAAAGACGGTGCGCAGGTACTGGTCAAATATGAAGGATTGAATATTGGCGGTTCCATCAAAACACGAACCGCTTTTAATATGATCGATGAGGCGGAAAAAAGCGGGAAGATCGGGCCGGGAACGGTCATCGTCGAACCGACCAGCGGGAACCAGGGGATCGGCCTGGCGCTGGTGGGGGCGGTGAAAGGCTACCGGACGGTGATCATCATGCCGGATTCCGTAAGCGAAGAACGCCGCAAGCTCGTACGGCATTATGGTGCGGAAGTGATCATGGTACACGACGACGGCAACATCGGCGACTGCATCGATGAATGCCTGAATATAGCGCTCAAAATGGCTAAGGAAGACCCAAACGTCTATGTGCCTCAGCAGTTTACAAATCCTGCGAACCCGATGGTGCACCGCCACCATACGGCGCTCGAAATCTTGGAGCAGGTATCGGGCCCGATTCACGGTTTTTGCAGCGGGGTCGGTACGGGCGGTACGATCAGCGGGATCGGTGAAGTGCTGAAAGCGCAGAATCCGCAGATGGAAATATGGGCGGTGGAACCGGAGAACGCGGCGATCCTCTCGGGCGGCAGTATTGGTACGCACCTGCAGATGGGGATCGGCGACGGATTGATCCCGGAAAACCTGAATACGGAAATTTACGACGATGTGTGCATCGTGACGGATGATGAAGCGATTCGGACGGCGCAGGAACTGGCGCGTCTCGAAGGACTGATGTGCGGTATCTCCAGTGGGACGAACGTGGCTGCGGCGCTCAAGCTGGCAAAAAAACTGGGAAGAGGCAGGACGGTGGTGACGGTATTGCCGGATACAGCGGAACGGTATTTCAGCACGCCGCTGTTTGAAGAATAG
- a CDS encoding AMP-dependent synthetase/ligase, which yields MKNYPDYEVPVLNSLKELVDYAAHEYHDAAAFMFRDGTGVASKSYREFREDIQALGTALLLRGFHGAHIAVLGENSYAWLVTYFAVVNGGNVIVPVDKDLSEAEMAEVLKRSHCSVLIHSRKYRETALGIGAGLKLCVDMDSADGNGFDALLCEGRQAVGNGERGFSDYEVDIHRLAAIVYTSGTTGKSKGVMLSHANLMADAVAARRKINLTGPSLLMLPLHHTFGFTANVLCGIFAGYTIFINDNLKYVIKDMQEFKPVNLFVVPMILESMYHKVWSTAKKSGKDKKLLTGLRVSNALMKLRIDLRRKLFAEVLAALGGKLEFCICGGAFLDEKIAEGFRELGVHIMNGYGVTECAPIVAENRNGYYNDKSVGVLLPCNEVRIDRPDETGEGEILVRGANVMLGYFEDDIETKKVFDNGWYKTGDLGRLDADGFLYVTGRIKNLIILSNGKNISPEEIEGVFRAIPYVEEIVAYGENDRILAEVFLNRDYFVQNGITDIRGTLDRDVDELNKTLPPYKQLSGVKIRETDFERTTTQKIKREHIGA from the coding sequence ATGAAAAATTACCCCGACTACGAGGTGCCGGTGCTTAACAGTTTAAAGGAACTGGTTGACTATGCAGCGCATGAATATCATGACGCTGCTGCTTTTATGTTTCGTGATGGAACCGGCGTCGCGTCGAAAAGCTACAGGGAATTCAGGGAAGATATCCAGGCGCTGGGAACGGCGCTGCTTTTACGGGGCTTTCATGGCGCGCATATTGCTGTGCTGGGAGAGAACAGTTATGCGTGGCTGGTGACCTACTTTGCCGTTGTGAACGGCGGGAATGTGATCGTGCCGGTCGACAAGGATTTGAGCGAAGCGGAAATGGCGGAGGTGCTCAAGCGCAGCCATTGCAGCGTCCTCATCCATTCCCGCAAATACCGCGAGACTGCCTTAGGCATCGGTGCGGGACTCAAGCTTTGCGTGGATATGGACAGCGCGGACGGCAATGGGTTTGACGCATTGCTGTGCGAGGGCAGGCAGGCGGTCGGCAATGGCGAAAGAGGGTTTTCGGACTATGAGGTCGATATCCACAGGCTGGCGGCCATCGTTTACACATCGGGAACCACGGGAAAGAGTAAGGGCGTGATGCTTTCGCACGCTAATTTGATGGCGGATGCGGTTGCGGCGCGCAGGAAAATCAACCTGACGGGGCCGTCGCTTTTGATGCTGCCCTTGCACCATACGTTTGGCTTTACGGCCAACGTACTGTGCGGCATATTCGCGGGCTATACCATTTTTATCAATGACAATTTGAAATATGTAATCAAGGATATGCAGGAATTCAAGCCTGTAAACCTGTTTGTTGTCCCGATGATCCTGGAATCCATGTACCACAAGGTTTGGTCGACGGCCAAAAAATCCGGCAAGGATAAAAAACTTTTAACAGGGCTCAGGGTAAGCAATGCGCTGATGAAGCTGCGTATCGACCTGCGGAGGAAGCTTTTTGCAGAGGTACTGGCTGCGCTTGGCGGCAAGCTTGAATTTTGCATTTGCGGCGGCGCTTTTTTGGATGAAAAAATCGCGGAGGGGTTCCGTGAACTGGGCGTACACATCATGAACGGTTATGGTGTGACGGAATGTGCGCCGATCGTGGCGGAAAACCGGAATGGCTATTATAACGATAAGAGCGTGGGCGTTTTGTTGCCCTGCAACGAAGTAAGGATCGATCGGCCGGACGAAACGGGCGAAGGCGAAATATTGGTGCGCGGCGCCAATGTTATGTTGGGATATTTTGAGGATGATATCGAGACCAAAAAGGTATTCGACAACGGCTGGTATAAGACGGGCGACCTGGGACGGCTGGATGCGGACGGCTTTTTGTATGTGACGGGACGCATCAAAAACCTGATCATCCTTTCAAACGGCAAGAATATTTCCCCGGAAGAAATAGAAGGGGTTTTTCGCGCTATTCCCTATGTAGAAGAGATCGTCGCCTATGGTGAAAACGACCGTATTTTAGCGGAGGTCTTTTTGAATCGCGATTACTTTGTACAAAATGGCATCACGGATATCCGTGGAACGCTTGACCGGGACGTGGACGAACTCAACAAGACGCTGCCGCCGTATAAGCAATTAAGCGGCGTCAAGATACGGGAAACGGATTTCGAGAGGACTACGACCCAAAAAATCAAAAGGGAACATATAGGAGCGTAA
- a CDS encoding [Fe-Fe] hydrogenase large subunit C-terminal domain-containing protein, which translates to MAAFEEIYQRLLKADMQGKSAQEIEKIKKEREGLAELDCLLHPEKQPVIWKFGNCECSPEEQQGCADECAFDAICAGMEGGIRIDPRVCVGCCACVDHCKDKRLTASKDIMAVLKALRETKGLVYALIAPAFLGQFEAEVTPGKLRGAFKKMGFDGMIEVALFADILTLKEALEFDHNIASESDYQLTSCCCPMWIAMIRKIYHELMPHVPGSVSPMVACGRTIKVLHPDAVTVFIGPCIAKKAEAREADIAGAVDYVLTFEEVRDIFAALEIDPRDMEESYKDHSSRAGRIYARSGGVSEAVKEAVERLSPTREIVVRTQHADGVPACKAMINGILAGETGANFYEGMGCVGGCVGGPKAILDREEGKENVDDYGNGATYATPIDNPYVVELLKRLGFETVEDLLCESDIFTRRFQ; encoded by the coding sequence ATGGCGGCATTTGAAGAAATATATCAACGGCTTTTAAAGGCCGATATGCAGGGGAAAAGCGCGCAGGAAATCGAGAAGATAAAAAAGGAACGCGAAGGGCTTGCGGAGCTTGACTGCCTGCTGCATCCTGAAAAACAGCCGGTTATCTGGAAGTTTGGCAATTGCGAATGTTCGCCGGAGGAACAGCAGGGCTGTGCGGACGAGTGCGCGTTTGACGCCATCTGCGCAGGGATGGAAGGCGGCATCCGAATAGACCCGCGCGTATGTGTGGGGTGCTGTGCGTGCGTTGACCATTGCAAGGACAAACGGCTTACGGCAAGTAAGGATATCATGGCGGTATTAAAGGCCCTGCGGGAAACAAAGGGCTTGGTATATGCGCTCATTGCTCCGGCGTTTTTGGGGCAGTTTGAAGCGGAGGTCACCCCGGGGAAACTGCGGGGCGCATTTAAGAAAATGGGTTTTGACGGGATGATAGAAGTTGCCCTGTTTGCAGACATCCTGACGCTCAAGGAGGCGCTGGAATTTGACCACAACATCGCATCGGAATCGGACTACCAGCTGACAAGCTGCTGCTGCCCGATGTGGATCGCCATGATCCGCAAGATATACCATGAATTGATGCCGCATGTGCCGGGCAGCGTGTCGCCTATGGTGGCATGCGGCCGCACGATCAAGGTACTGCACCCTGACGCAGTGACTGTATTTATCGGCCCGTGCATCGCCAAAAAGGCGGAAGCGCGTGAGGCGGATATTGCGGGCGCGGTGGATTATGTGCTGACGTTTGAGGAAGTACGCGACATCTTTGCAGCGCTGGAGATCGATCCGCGTGACATGGAAGAAAGCTATAAGGATCACTCTTCACGCGCGGGCAGGATCTATGCGCGCAGCGGAGGGGTGAGCGAAGCGGTAAAAGAGGCTGTGGAGCGTTTAAGCCCCACGAGGGAGATCGTAGTGCGGACGCAGCACGCGGACGGCGTACCGGCCTGCAAGGCTATGATAAACGGTATCCTGGCGGGGGAAACCGGGGCGAATTTTTACGAAGGCATGGGCTGCGTAGGCGGCTGCGTGGGTGGGCCGAAAGCCATCCTTGACCGCGAGGAAGGGAAGGAAAACGTCGACGATTATGGGAACGGAGCGACCTACGCTACGCCCATTGACAATCCCTATGTGGTGGAACTGTTAAAGCGGCTGGGATTTGAAACGGTGGAAGACCTGTTGTGCGAAAGCGATATCTTTACGCGCCGCTTCCAATGA
- a CDS encoding response regulator: protein MIRVVIADDESGICKMLENMIDWTRLGFKIVGCAQDGITLYNLIIEDTPDLVITDIKMPGMDGLDVLQKTLHLNTKFIIISGYDDFVYAKTAIEFGVLQYLLKPVDSDELERAVLSAKKQIFSFHTSDNTSLQRALLESSSKSFELYLQNLMSISAVNVHDIDYINNVFMRHFTDELFIIFSVSASLRQGKVSADREKNHVVNRSICSVLEKNLTDISAEIFTFSIGNICYLLINYSRSKATEIIQQTKSSFSDIIHSSMYTSQYDITIGIGKPVDDIKDIRRSFEHSNAALRSRIIVGENSVIEISENKLQKNMIEKLFVNDIKKLLSSCITAENHETIQATVDKIYYEKIAAMSFSSTDIFELTRKIVDFLLDSMTSFVSQKFFSEYSRNDIYNSIEECATILELDACVCECINKIHMISNPLNDTTSTLIAIIKQYIDEHYNENIHLEDIAKQVFLHPNYVSEIFKQETGINFSKYLIQKRMEMAKIYLLDIRYRVNDVASLVGYNDSKHFSKLFKSYVGMTPAAFRKMFA from the coding sequence ATGATTCGAGTTGTAATCGCAGATGATGAATCCGGCATTTGCAAAATGTTGGAAAACATGATTGATTGGACAAGACTGGGGTTTAAAATAGTGGGCTGTGCCCAAGATGGTATCACTCTTTACAACCTTATTATCGAGGATACCCCCGACTTAGTCATAACAGACATCAAAATGCCTGGTATGGATGGTTTGGATGTATTGCAAAAAACTTTACACCTGAATACGAAGTTTATTATCATCAGTGGCTATGATGATTTTGTCTATGCAAAAACCGCTATAGAATTTGGGGTTCTCCAATACTTGTTAAAGCCTGTCGACAGTGATGAACTCGAGAGGGCTGTGCTTTCTGCAAAAAAACAAATATTTTCCTTCCATACTTCTGACAATACTTCTTTGCAAAGAGCCCTGCTGGAAAGTTCGTCGAAAAGCTTTGAGCTATACCTGCAAAATCTAATGAGCATTTCTGCTGTAAATGTTCATGATATCGATTATATCAATAATGTTTTTATGCGCCATTTTACAGACGAACTATTCATAATCTTTTCTGTCAGCGCTTCTCTGCGCCAAGGCAAGGTTTCGGCAGACCGTGAAAAAAACCATGTCGTCAACCGTTCCATATGCTCTGTATTAGAAAAGAACCTCACTGATATCAGTGCAGAGATTTTCACCTTTTCCATCGGCAATATTTGCTATTTGCTTATTAATTATTCTCGATCCAAAGCGACAGAAATCATTCAACAGACAAAATCATCATTTTCTGATATCATCCATTCTTCAATGTATACGTCCCAATATGACATAACCATAGGAATAGGAAAGCCTGTCGATGATATTAAGGACATCCGTAGATCATTTGAACATTCCAATGCTGCTTTGCGTTCGCGAATTATAGTCGGCGAAAATTCCGTTATTGAAATTTCAGAAAACAAACTACAAAAAAACATGATCGAAAAACTCTTTGTCAATGATATCAAAAAGTTGCTTTCGTCTTGTATTACAGCCGAGAACCATGAAACAATACAGGCTACTGTAGACAAAATTTATTATGAAAAAATTGCTGCGATGTCGTTCAGCAGTACCGACATCTTTGAATTGACACGTAAAATAGTAGATTTCTTATTGGATTCTATGACGTCCTTTGTATCTCAAAAGTTTTTTTCAGAATATTCCCGCAATGATATATATAACAGTATTGAGGAATGTGCTACTATTTTAGAGCTGGATGCTTGTGTCTGTGAGTGCATCAATAAAATACATATGATTTCTAATCCATTAAACGATACGACCAGCACCTTGATTGCGATAATCAAACAGTATATAGACGAGCATTATAATGAAAATATCCATCTGGAGGATATCGCAAAGCAGGTATTCCTGCATCCCAACTATGTCAGTGAAATTTTTAAGCAAGAAACAGGCATAAATTTCAGTAAATATCTCATACAAAAACGTATGGAGATGGCAAAAATATATTTGCTGGATATCCGCTATCGCGTCAATGATGTTGCTTCCCTTGTTGGATACAACGATTCCAAACATTTCAGCAAGCTTTTCAAATCATATGTCGGTATGACTCCTGCCGCGTTTCGGAAAATGTTTGCCTGA
- a CDS encoding VanW family protein gives MKASEKLKRKNARNDKKQYVFNILIVAVFASALLLMGAYGGMHQVTDNKVFAQGTVVNGFELAGKTYEQAKEEVLKQERDDLKQIRVKVTYNGNIREFTAADLGVSGNAEEILKQAYEYSRSGNVFSDYDHTYAGEQLESSILIDNEILEKNVKSFLDKYDTEPVEATAKFDQYTHKFTYTESSVGSMADADAVCAQIEANLKSGKAEDINVTGQRLNPDMTEEELKQNTVLIGRCETIATENPNRDVNIQLMCKALNGLVLQPGETLSVNGLVGERTAEKGFKAAPAIMDGKKLTDELGGGICQVAGTLYNAALLADMEIVERVHHSWPSAYLPVGLDATLNWDDKDLKLKNTSEYPMYLGADFYKHSVVIEIYGQPSEYDIEIENNILKEIDVPKPEIIYTDEIPAGERKTTITGRKGYEVDVYRNYLKDGEIVKSEKISHDYFHEIKGAILEGTNKADK, from the coding sequence CATGCATCAGGTAACGGATAATAAAGTGTTTGCGCAGGGGACGGTCGTGAACGGGTTTGAGCTTGCCGGGAAGACCTACGAGCAGGCAAAGGAAGAGGTACTGAAGCAGGAACGAGACGACCTCAAGCAGATCAGGGTCAAGGTGACCTATAACGGCAATATCCGTGAGTTCACTGCGGCAGACCTTGGTGTGAGCGGCAATGCGGAAGAAATACTAAAGCAGGCATATGAGTATTCCCGGAGCGGCAATGTATTTTCGGACTATGACCATACCTATGCGGGAGAACAGCTTGAAAGCAGTATTTTGATCGACAACGAGATTCTGGAAAAAAATGTAAAAAGCTTTCTGGACAAATATGATACGGAGCCGGTCGAGGCTACGGCAAAATTCGACCAGTATACGCATAAATTTACTTACACAGAGAGTTCGGTCGGTTCCATGGCGGACGCAGACGCTGTGTGTGCACAGATCGAAGCAAACTTAAAGAGCGGAAAGGCCGAGGATATCAATGTAACGGGACAGCGCTTAAATCCGGATATGACGGAAGAAGAGCTTAAGCAAAACACGGTGCTGATCGGGCGGTGCGAAACGATTGCGACAGAGAACCCGAACCGTGACGTCAACATCCAATTGATGTGCAAAGCCCTGAACGGGCTTGTCCTGCAGCCGGGGGAGACGCTCTCCGTTAACGGCCTGGTGGGCGAACGGACGGCTGAGAAGGGCTTTAAAGCCGCGCCTGCGATCATGGATGGGAAAAAGCTGACGGATGAACTCGGCGGCGGTATTTGCCAGGTGGCGGGAACCCTTTATAATGCAGCGCTTTTGGCGGATATGGAAATCGTGGAGCGCGTACACCATTCTTGGCCGTCGGCCTATCTGCCCGTGGGACTGGACGCGACGCTCAACTGGGACGATAAGGATCTGAAATTAAAGAACACAAGCGAATATCCGATGTATTTGGGTGCGGACTTCTATAAACATTCCGTCGTCATCGAAATATATGGGCAGCCGAGCGAATATGATATTGAGATCGAAAACAATATCTTGAAGGAAATCGATGTGCCGAAGCCAGAGATCATCTATACTGATGAAATACCGGCAGGGGAGCGGAAGACGACCATCACAGGCAGGAAGGGATATGAGGTGGACGTTTACCGCAATTACCTGAAGGACGGTGAAATCGTCAAGAGCGAAAAGATATCGCACGATTATTTCCATGAAATCAAGGGAGCCATTCTGGAAGGTACCAATAAAGCGGATAAATAA
- a CDS encoding sensor histidine kinase, with product MKNSAKQFYITKTLKMVLIIYFCILVILPAGFFWPASQYWSMVEDDMVAQRMNYMDLVIQHFLADGSLDVDEKIILDAFNGELAILSSDASVEYYNNHAALSTLPTGNEIAFQNCTVITTEHPIGNVLVRYSVRSSSPFCFIDTIIYLMIYIFICIVIFIIIRYRLYLPILKFEKVLTSAVEEEFDFDFSSYKNNRIFKKIFSNLQILMDKMKELLLREANAQLLKKQAEILALQSQINPHFLYNTLDSIRAQALESSNQEVAQMAYSLSKLFRYSISPAEYVTLSDELASIENYIAIQKIRFENKFEYVSDIDQDVISCKIPKLIIQPIVENAISHGIEPICKGAKPEIKISAYRTATFLAITVTDNGLGIPIDRLNKINDALSRNDDSPIFSTDIARKSSIGLKNVNSRIKLLLGSSFGIRISSACNIGTSVEYLLPIIK from the coding sequence ATGAAAAACAGTGCAAAACAGTTTTATATAACTAAAACCTTAAAAATGGTACTTATCATTTACTTTTGTATATTGGTTATCCTTCCTGCAGGCTTTTTCTGGCCTGCCTCACAATATTGGTCTATGGTCGAAGACGACATGGTCGCACAGCGCATGAATTATATGGATTTGGTTATCCAACATTTCCTTGCGGATGGTTCATTGGATGTCGACGAAAAAATAATTTTGGACGCTTTCAACGGCGAGCTTGCCATCCTGTCCAGCGATGCTTCCGTTGAATACTACAATAATCATGCCGCTTTATCGACGCTCCCGACCGGCAACGAGATTGCCTTTCAAAATTGTACTGTGATAACCACAGAGCATCCCATAGGAAATGTCCTTGTCCGATATTCAGTCCGTTCCTCCTCTCCATTCTGTTTTATTGATACCATTATTTATTTGATGATATATATTTTCATTTGCATCGTCATATTTATAATAATTCGGTATAGATTGTACCTGCCCATTCTAAAATTTGAAAAAGTGTTAACCAGCGCCGTCGAAGAAGAATTCGATTTTGATTTCAGTTCCTACAAAAATAATCGTATTTTTAAAAAAATTTTTAGCAACCTCCAAATACTGATGGATAAGATGAAAGAACTGCTTCTGCGGGAAGCGAATGCACAGTTATTGAAAAAACAAGCTGAAATCTTGGCATTACAAAGCCAGATCAATCCTCATTTTCTGTATAACACCTTGGATTCCATACGTGCCCAGGCATTAGAAAGTTCCAATCAGGAAGTAGCTCAAATGGCATATTCTCTTTCCAAATTGTTCCGTTATAGCATATCGCCGGCTGAATATGTTACGCTTTCAGATGAATTGGCATCGATTGAAAATTATATCGCCATCCAAAAAATACGTTTTGAGAATAAGTTTGAATACGTGAGCGATATCGATCAAGACGTCATATCCTGCAAAATCCCAAAATTAATCATACAGCCAATTGTAGAAAATGCGATAAGTCATGGCATCGAGCCCATCTGCAAAGGTGCGAAGCCCGAAATAAAAATCTCTGCATACCGCACTGCTACGTTCCTTGCCATTACCGTCACTGATAATGGCTTGGGTATCCCGATCGATCGGCTTAACAAAATCAATGATGCACTCTCCAGAAACGATGACTCTCCAATCTTTTCAACAGATATTGCGCGCAAATCTTCTATTGGACTTAAAAATGTTAATTCACGGATCAAGCTTCTTTTAGGGAGCAGCTTTGGGATCCGTATCTCCAGCGCATGTAATATTGGAACGTCTGTCGAATATTTACTGCCGATTATAAAATAA
- a CDS encoding glycosyltransferase family 2 protein translates to MIWLLTTACAGLLPSKELKPEEEKRHRFAVLVCARNEERVIGNLIASLKAQDYDGDAYHIFVVADNCTDKTADVSRGYGATVYERFDAEKRGKGFALHYGINRLIAEHKDDFDALCVFDADNLAAKDFLTEMNRALCSGADVALGYRDTKNIHDSWISEVYSVYWLMLQRFYHGARHKLGLSSMVGGTGFAFKLEVLGKEGWTTYSLTEDVEFSIQQICAGRKILPAKKAVFYDEQPTTVGVSVKQRFRWMIGGMQCIPLYFSRIIKKVFSGDWKALDLLWYVFFIPATGLALPLNAAVIGMLFLNPALQAFSVPILLGMLAGNWIAAMVTAILTLALEKRKLRPMLRAVVLYPVFMLSMMVIALAAIFNPRTEWVPIEHSSQRKIEDIEKATAVLEEPGERL, encoded by the coding sequence ATGATTTGGCTGTTAACCACCGCGTGTGCGGGACTCTTGCCATCTAAGGAATTGAAACCGGAAGAAGAAAAGCGCCACCGTTTCGCGGTGCTTGTTTGCGCACGCAACGAAGAACGCGTAATCGGGAACCTGATCGCCAGCCTGAAGGCACAGGATTACGACGGGGATGCTTACCATATTTTTGTGGTTGCGGACAACTGCACGGACAAGACGGCGGACGTGTCGAGGGGCTATGGCGCGACCGTTTATGAACGCTTTGACGCGGAAAAAAGAGGCAAGGGCTTTGCATTGCACTACGGGATCAACCGCCTGATTGCGGAGCATAAAGACGATTTTGACGCGTTGTGCGTTTTCGATGCGGACAATCTGGCGGCTAAGGACTTTTTGACGGAAATGAACCGCGCACTGTGTTCGGGCGCGGATGTCGCGCTCGGCTATCGCGATACAAAGAATATCCATGATTCTTGGATCAGTGAAGTATATTCGGTATACTGGCTGATGCTGCAGCGCTTTTATCACGGTGCGCGGCATAAGCTGGGGCTTTCGAGCATGGTCGGCGGTACGGGCTTTGCCTTTAAGCTGGAAGTGTTGGGAAAAGAGGGCTGGACGACTTATTCCCTGACAGAAGACGTCGAGTTTTCCATCCAGCAAATTTGTGCGGGCAGGAAAATCCTGCCGGCTAAAAAAGCGGTCTTTTACGACGAACAGCCGACAACGGTTGGCGTGTCCGTAAAGCAGCGGTTCCGCTGGATGATCGGCGGGATGCAGTGTATCCCCCTTTATTTTTCGAGAATCATCAAAAAGGTGTTCAGCGGCGACTGGAAGGCGCTGGATCTTCTATGGTATGTGTTCTTTATCCCGGCGACGGGGCTGGCGCTTCCGCTCAATGCGGCGGTCATAGGCATGCTGTTTTTAAACCCTGCGCTGCAGGCTTTCAGCGTTCCCATATTGCTTGGGATGCTGGCTGGCAACTGGATAGCCGCCATGGTCACGGCGATCCTGACGCTCGCGCTGGAAAAGCGCAAGTTACGTCCGATGCTGCGCGCGGTGGTATTGTACCCGGTCTTTATGCTTTCGATGATGGTGATCGCGCTGGCGGCGATTTTCAATCCGCGTACGGAATGGGTACCCATCGAACACAGCAGCCAGCGTAAGATTGAAGATATCGAAAAGGCGACGGCAGTCCTGGAAGAACCGGGCGAGCGGTTATAG